From Passer domesticus isolate bPasDom1 chromosome 8, bPasDom1.hap1, whole genome shotgun sequence, a single genomic window includes:
- the SFR1 gene encoding swi5-dependent recombination DNA repair protein 1 homolog isoform X2 encodes MSAALRERLRKTRRSFNASFTVAKRLKIDSEEKDTAGAATGCLPETRTDCSRLQDGAGNLEGNGTGHTCFKSPSQESDPSGSAASSDVLQVDLGQQQSLEEKVKLEKQVQEKEELLRRLKLVKMYRSKNNLSELQALIVKWRSSTQLMLYELQSAFSADGSKVSLTQLIDTFGLEDQLLHYSRTEEDFVDA; translated from the exons ATGAGTGCAGCTCTGAGGGAACGATTAAGGAAAACAAGACGTTCATTTAATGCCAGTTTTACAGTGGCAAAGCGGCTCAAAATAGATTCTGAAGAAAAAGacactgctggtgctgccacaggGTGCTTGCCAGAGACACGGACAGACTGCTCCAGGTTACAAGATGGTGCTGGAAACCTGGAAGGAAATGGCACTGGACATACATGTTTCAAAAGTCCCTCACAGGAGAGTGATCCCAGTGGATCAGCAGCGAGTTCGGATGTGCTGCAGGTTGATCTTGGTCAGCAGCAGTCCCTTGAAGAGAAAGTAAAGCTGGAGAAACAAGTGCAAGAGAAGGAAGAGCTGCTTCGTAGGCTCAAACTGGTGAAGATGTATCGATCCAAG AACAACCTGTCTGAGCTGCAGGCTTTGATAGTGAAGTGGAGGAGCAGCACCCAGCTGATGCTGTATGAGCTGCAGTCGGCCTTTTCTGCAGATGGCAGCAAAGTGAGTCTCACTCAGCTCATCGACACTTTTGGGTTGGAAGACCAGTTACTGCACTACAGCAGAACAGAAGAAGATTTTGTAGATGCATAA